Proteins encoded within one genomic window of Nonomuraea gerenzanensis:
- the rpoB gene encoding DNA-directed RNA polymerase subunit beta: MAASRNASAVPAGPRRVSFARIQEPLEVPDLLALQTESFDWLLGNEKWKARVEAARQAGRRDVPTQSGLEEIFEEISPIEDFSGTMSLSFRDHRFEPPKYSVDECKEKDMTFSAPMFVTAEFINNTTGEIKSQTVFMGDFPLMTPKGTFIINGTERVVVSQLVRSPGVYFERNVDKTSDKDLYGCKVIPSRGAWLEFEIDKRDSVGVRIDRKRKQAVTVLLKALGWTSDQILERFGQYESMRATLEKDHTAGQDDALLDIYRKLRPGEPPTKESAQTLLENLYFNPKRYDLAKVGRYKINKKLGVDSEITQGTLTEEDIVATIEYIVRLHAGEESMPGANDREVIVEVDDIDHFGNRRLRSVGELIQNQVRLGLARMERVVRERMTTQDVEAITPQTLINIRPVVASIKEFFGTSQLSQFMDQTNPLAGLTHKRRLSALGPGGLSRERAGFEVRDVHPSHYGRMCPIETPEGPNIGLIGSLASYGRINAFGFVETPYRKVVDGKVTDQIDYLTADEEDRYVKAQANTVLNADGSFAEARVLVRTKGGETELMRAEEVDYIDVSPRQMVSVATAMIPFLEHDDANRALMGSNMQRQSVPLLKSEAPLVGTGMEYRAATDAGDVISAEKAGVVEEVSADYVTVMNDDGTRTTYRVAKFKRSNQGTSFNQKPIVAEGDRVEVNQVIADGPCTDQGEMALGKNLLVAFMPWEGHNYEDAIILSQRLVQDDVLSSIHIEEHEVDARDTKLGPEEITRDIPNVSEEVLADLDERGIIRIGAEVVPGDILVGKVTPKGETELTPEERLLRAIFGEKAREVRDTSLKVPHGEQGKVIAVRVFSREEGDELPPGVNELVRVYVAQKRKITDGDKLAGRHGNKGVISKILPVEDMPFLEDGTPVDIILNPLGVPGRMNVGQVLETHLGWIAARGWDISGIQEAWAERLRDKGFEQVAPRTNMATPVFDGAHEEEIVGLLGNTIANRDGDRMVQPTGKARLFDGRSGEPFPYPIAVGYIYILKLLHLVDDKIHARSTGPYSMITQQPLGGKAQFGGQRFGEMEVWALEAYGAAYALQELLTIKSDDVLGRVKVYEAIVKGENIPEPGIPESFKVLIKEMQSLCLNVEVLSSDGMSIEMRDTDEDVFRAAEELGIDLSRREPSSVEEV; this comes from the coding sequence TTGGCAGCCTCGCGCAACGCCTCCGCCGTACCCGCTGGTCCCCGTCGCGTCTCTTTCGCGCGTATCCAGGAGCCTCTCGAAGTTCCTGACCTTCTTGCTCTGCAGACCGAGTCTTTCGACTGGCTGCTCGGAAACGAGAAGTGGAAGGCCCGGGTAGAGGCGGCTCGTCAGGCCGGGCGCAGGGACGTCCCGACCCAGTCGGGCCTCGAAGAGATCTTCGAAGAGATCAGTCCGATCGAGGACTTCTCGGGGACCATGTCCCTGTCGTTCCGCGACCACCGGTTCGAGCCGCCGAAGTACTCCGTAGATGAGTGCAAAGAGAAGGACATGACCTTCTCCGCCCCGATGTTCGTGACGGCGGAGTTCATCAATAACACCACCGGCGAGATCAAGAGCCAGACGGTGTTCATGGGCGACTTCCCGCTCATGACGCCGAAGGGCACCTTCATCATCAACGGCACCGAGCGTGTCGTGGTCTCCCAGCTGGTCCGTTCGCCCGGCGTCTACTTCGAACGCAATGTCGACAAGACGTCCGACAAGGATCTGTACGGCTGCAAGGTCATCCCGTCGAGGGGTGCCTGGCTGGAGTTCGAGATCGACAAGCGCGACAGCGTCGGTGTGCGCATCGACCGCAAGCGCAAGCAGGCCGTCACCGTGCTTCTCAAGGCACTGGGGTGGACCAGCGACCAGATCCTCGAGCGCTTCGGCCAGTACGAGTCGATGCGGGCCACCCTGGAGAAGGACCACACCGCCGGCCAGGACGACGCCCTGCTCGACATCTACCGCAAGCTGCGGCCGGGCGAGCCGCCGACCAAGGAGTCGGCGCAGACCCTGCTGGAGAACCTCTACTTCAACCCCAAGCGGTACGACCTCGCCAAGGTGGGTCGCTACAAGATCAACAAGAAGCTGGGCGTCGACTCCGAGATCACCCAGGGCACGCTGACCGAAGAGGACATCGTCGCCACCATCGAGTACATCGTCCGCCTGCACGCGGGCGAGGAGTCGATGCCGGGCGCCAACGACCGTGAGGTCATCGTCGAGGTCGACGACATCGACCACTTCGGCAACCGCCGCCTGCGCAGCGTCGGCGAGCTCATCCAGAACCAGGTCCGCCTGGGCCTGGCCCGTATGGAGCGCGTCGTGCGTGAGCGCATGACCACGCAGGACGTCGAGGCCATCACGCCGCAGACCCTGATCAACATCCGCCCGGTCGTGGCGTCGATCAAGGAGTTCTTCGGCACCTCGCAGCTGTCGCAGTTCATGGACCAGACCAACCCGCTGGCCGGCCTGACGCACAAGCGGCGTCTGTCCGCGCTGGGCCCCGGTGGTCTGTCCCGTGAGCGGGCGGGCTTCGAGGTTCGAGACGTGCACCCGTCCCACTATGGCCGGATGTGCCCGATCGAGACGCCTGAAGGCCCCAACATCGGTCTGATCGGCTCGCTGGCCTCCTACGGCCGGATCAACGCCTTCGGCTTCGTCGAGACGCCGTACCGCAAGGTCGTCGACGGCAAGGTGACCGACCAGATCGACTACCTGACCGCCGACGAGGAAGACCGCTACGTCAAGGCACAGGCCAACACGGTGCTCAACGCCGACGGCTCCTTCGCCGAGGCTCGCGTCCTGGTCCGCACCAAGGGCGGCGAGACCGAGCTCATGCGGGCCGAGGAGGTCGACTACATCGACGTGTCGCCGCGCCAGATGGTGTCGGTGGCCACCGCGATGATCCCGTTCCTCGAGCACGACGACGCCAACCGCGCGCTCATGGGCTCCAACATGCAGAGGCAGTCGGTGCCGCTGCTGAAGAGCGAGGCGCCGCTGGTCGGCACCGGCATGGAGTACCGTGCCGCGACCGACGCCGGCGACGTCATCAGCGCCGAGAAGGCCGGCGTGGTGGAGGAGGTCTCCGCCGACTACGTCACGGTCATGAACGACGACGGCACCCGCACCACCTACCGGGTGGCCAAGTTCAAGCGCTCCAACCAGGGCACCAGCTTCAACCAGAAGCCGATCGTGGCCGAGGGTGACCGGGTGGAGGTCAACCAGGTCATCGCCGACGGTCCCTGCACGGACCAGGGCGAGATGGCGCTGGGCAAGAACCTGCTCGTGGCGTTCATGCCGTGGGAGGGTCACAACTACGAAGACGCGATCATCCTGTCCCAGCGGCTGGTCCAGGACGACGTCCTGTCCTCGATCCACATCGAGGAGCACGAGGTCGACGCCCGTGACACCAAGCTGGGCCCCGAGGAGATCACCCGGGACATCCCGAACGTCTCCGAGGAGGTCCTGGCCGACCTCGACGAGCGCGGCATCATCCGGATCGGCGCCGAGGTCGTGCCCGGCGACATCCTGGTCGGCAAGGTCACGCCCAAGGGTGAGACCGAGCTGACCCCGGAGGAGCGGCTGCTGCGCGCCATCTTCGGGGAGAAGGCCCGTGAGGTCCGTGACACCTCGCTGAAGGTGCCGCACGGTGAGCAGGGCAAGGTCATCGCCGTCCGCGTGTTCAGCCGCGAGGAGGGCGACGAGCTTCCCCCCGGCGTGAACGAGCTGGTCCGCGTGTACGTGGCCCAGAAGCGTAAGATCACCGACGGTGACAAGCTGGCCGGCCGGCACGGCAACAAGGGCGTCATCTCCAAGATCCTGCCGGTCGAGGACATGCCGTTCCTGGAGGACGGCACCCCGGTCGACATCATCCTCAACCCCCTCGGTGTGCCCGGCCGGATGAACGTCGGCCAGGTGCTGGAGACCCATCTCGGATGGATCGCCGCGCGTGGGTGGGACATCTCGGGCATCCAGGAGGCGTGGGCCGAGCGGCTGCGTGACAAGGGCTTCGAGCAGGTCGCCCCGCGCACCAACATGGCCACCCCGGTCTTCGACGGTGCCCACGAGGAGGAGATCGTCGGTCTGCTCGGCAACACCATCGCCAACCGTGACGGTGACCGGATGGTGCAGCCGACCGGTAAGGCCCGGCTGTTCGACGGCCGCTCCGGCGAGCCGTTCCCGTACCCGATCGCGGTCGGCTACATCTACATCCTCAAGCTGCTGCACCTGGTCGACGACAAGATCCACGCCCGGTCGACCGGCCCGTACTCCATGATCACCCAGCAGCCGCTCGGCGGTAAGGCCCAGTTCGGTGGCCAGCGCTTCGGTGAGATGGAGGTGTGGGCGCTGGAGGCGTACGGCGCCGCCTACGCCCTGCAGGAGCTGCTGACCATCAAGTCCGACGACGTTCTCGGCCGGGTGAAGGTCTACGAGGCCATCGTCAAGGGCGAGAACATTCCCGAGCCGGGCATCCCCGAGTCCTTCAAGGTGCTCATCAAGGAGATGCAGTCGCTGTGCCTCAACGTCGAGGTGCTCTCCAGCGACGGCATGTCCATCGAGATGCGCGACACCGACGAGGACGTCTTCCGCGCCGCGGAGGAGCTCGGTATCGACCTGTCCCGGCGTGAGCCGAGCAGCGTGGAAGAAGTCTGA
- the rpsL gene encoding 30S ribosomal protein S12 yields MPTIQQLVRKGRQDKVAKTKTPALKGSPQRRGVCQRVYTTTPKKPNSALRKVARVRLTNGIEVTAYIPGVGHNLQEHSIVLVRGGRVKDLPGVRYKIIRGSLDTQGVRNRKQARSRYGAKKEKS; encoded by the coding sequence GTGCCCACTATTCAGCAGTTGGTCCGCAAGGGCCGGCAGGACAAGGTCGCCAAGACCAAGACTCCTGCCCTCAAGGGGAGTCCGCAGCGGCGCGGCGTGTGCCAGCGCGTTTACACCACGACCCCGAAGAAGCCCAACTCGGCACTGCGCAAGGTGGCCCGCGTTCGGCTCACGAACGGCATCGAGGTCACGGCCTACATCCCCGGTGTGGGTCACAACCTGCAGGAGCACTCCATCGTGCTCGTGCGTGGCGGTCGTGTGAAGGACCTGCCTGGTGTTCGCTACAAGATCATCCGCGGTTCGCTCGACACCCAGGGTGTCCGCAACCGCAAGCAGGCCCGTAGCCGCTACGGCGCGAAGAAGGAGAAGAGCTAA
- a CDS encoding FHA domain-containing protein, producing MTSRIRGSLGTRTEAALAEAAGGPWPGSHTSPFELVLVKPRELRGLRLPVSESPTEIGRTSPLRIDSVEISRRHARVWLAGGSAWIADCDSTNGTWIDGARIHQPVRLAVGQRVRMGGVEAVLQIHGGGVPDEHHTTSAPLQRPTNTTRYLCAACYLDESFAREVISHTLGHPYRAIAPSYGVELPAVARHALAAERHRTLRDVLLLLIAAAAVGTVVAALTGVLPELDALEALDDLDDLSGPEDLPGLGVLALLPLSLAWLVVAAHLFHTRVVVLGRRLSSGRFTAGAAPGAYGPRARRQVRRLVQAQHGNVMVFSGYRPFVGSGVEYHGWSFAIDITKPAHKDRPPRPFHSDDVHAHLAREVAATGLPNLRLTERLFINGVDINHAPDLLPDPLAPPLVTTDAELLRAVSRTPESSARVYLCVEVLGWGGQLIVTIFIRAIRLRGSLFMEGSTYMLFPLAREYSEVDRVSSDPLTGLAVAIGEGAARTIPLLLTAPFRLAGRWARGAALRRQERDDRTVIQNRGLYDYGALISVRELAMGDDLRRFFIERDVEMFDQVVHEAVFKAVSRFLSDHGIDTGEVTERITQITHNKIDARGSNFGNAPGSNFGNAPGSSFRGSTGPAQKGEKP from the coding sequence TTGACCAGCCGCATCAGGGGCTCGCTCGGCACCCGGACGGAGGCCGCGTTGGCTGAGGCGGCCGGCGGGCCCTGGCCCGGCTCCCACACCTCCCCCTTCGAACTCGTCCTGGTCAAGCCTCGCGAGCTGCGGGGCCTGCGACTGCCCGTCTCGGAGTCACCCACCGAGATCGGCCGCACCTCACCCCTGCGCATCGACTCGGTGGAGATCAGCCGCCGGCACGCCAGGGTCTGGCTGGCGGGCGGGTCGGCCTGGATCGCCGACTGCGACTCCACCAACGGCACCTGGATCGACGGCGCCCGCATCCACCAGCCCGTACGCCTGGCGGTGGGCCAGCGCGTGCGCATGGGCGGCGTGGAGGCCGTGCTGCAGATCCACGGCGGCGGCGTGCCGGACGAGCACCACACCACCTCCGCTCCCCTGCAGCGCCCCACGAACACCACCCGCTACCTGTGCGCGGCCTGCTACCTCGACGAGTCCTTCGCCCGCGAGGTGATCAGCCACACCCTCGGCCACCCCTACCGCGCCATCGCCCCCTCCTACGGGGTGGAGCTGCCGGCGGTGGCCCGGCACGCGCTGGCCGCCGAGCGCCACCGCACGCTCCGCGACGTGCTCCTCCTGCTCATCGCCGCAGCCGCTGTGGGCACCGTGGTGGCCGCCCTGACCGGCGTGCTGCCGGAGCTGGACGCCCTCGAAGCCCTGGACGACCTGGACGACCTGAGCGGCCCGGAGGACCTGCCCGGCCTCGGCGTCCTGGCCCTGCTGCCCTTGAGCCTGGCCTGGCTGGTGGTGGCCGCGCACCTCTTCCACACCAGGGTCGTCGTCCTGGGCAGGCGCCTGTCCAGCGGCCGGTTCACCGCAGGCGCCGCCCCCGGCGCGTACGGCCCGCGCGCCAGGCGCCAGGTCCGCCGCCTGGTCCAGGCCCAGCACGGCAACGTCATGGTCTTCTCCGGCTACCGGCCCTTCGTCGGCAGCGGCGTGGAGTACCACGGCTGGTCGTTCGCCATCGACATCACCAAGCCCGCGCACAAGGACCGGCCGCCCCGCCCCTTCCACTCCGACGACGTGCACGCCCACCTCGCGCGGGAGGTGGCCGCCACCGGCCTGCCGAACCTCCGGCTCACCGAGCGCCTGTTCATCAACGGCGTCGACATCAACCACGCCCCCGACCTGTTACCGGACCCCCTGGCCCCGCCGCTGGTCACGACGGACGCCGAGCTGCTGCGCGCCGTCTCGCGCACCCCCGAGTCCTCGGCCCGTGTCTACCTCTGCGTGGAGGTGCTCGGCTGGGGCGGCCAGCTGATCGTCACCATCTTCATCAGGGCGATCAGGCTGCGCGGCTCCCTGTTCATGGAGGGCAGCACCTACATGCTCTTCCCGCTGGCGCGCGAGTACTCCGAGGTGGACCGCGTCTCCTCCGACCCGCTGACGGGCCTGGCCGTCGCAATCGGCGAGGGCGCGGCAAGGACGATCCCCCTGCTGCTCACCGCCCCCTTCCGCCTCGCCGGGCGCTGGGCCAGGGGCGCGGCCCTGCGCCGCCAGGAACGCGACGACCGCACGGTCATCCAGAACCGGGGCCTGTACGACTACGGCGCGCTCATCAGCGTGCGGGAGCTGGCGATGGGCGACGACCTGCGCCGCTTCTTCATCGAACGGGACGTGGAGATGTTCGACCAGGTCGTGCACGAGGCGGTGTTCAAGGCCGTCAGCCGGTTCCTGTCCGACCACGGCATCGACACCGGCGAGGTGACCGAGCGCATCACCCAGATCACCCACAACAAGATCGACGCCCGCGGCTCGAACTTCGGCAACGCCCCAGGCTCCAACTTCGGCAACGCGCCCGGCTCCAGCTTCCGAGGCAGCACCGGCCCCGCCCAGAAAGGCGAGAAACCATGA
- a CDS encoding DNA-directed RNA polymerase subunit beta', whose amino-acid sequence MLDVNFFDELRIGLATADDIRQWSHGEVKKPETINYRTLKPEKDGLFCEKIFGPTRDWECYCGKYKRVRFKGIICERCGVEVTRAKVRRERMGHIELAAPVTHIWYFKGVPSRLGYLLDLAPKDLEKVIYFAAYMITHVDTEMRERDLPSLEAKISVERQHIEQRRDADVEARQKKLEADLAELEAAGAKGDQRRKVREGAEREMRQLRDRAQRELDRLDEVWSRFKNLKVQDLEGDELLYREMRDRFGRYFKGGMGAQAIQDRLISFDLDAEAENLRETIRSGKGQKKARALKRLKVVSAFLNTTNSPRGMVLDCIPVIPPDLRPMVQLDGGRFATSDLNDLYRRVINRNNRLKRLLDLGAPEIIVNNEKRMLQEAVDALFDNGRRGRPVTGPGNRPLKSLSDMLKGKQGRFRQNLLGKRVDYSGRSVIVVGPQLKLHQCGLPKQMALELFKPFVMKRLVDLNHAQNIKSAKRMVERARPVVWDVLEEVITEHPVLLNRAPTLHRLGIQAFEPQLVEGKAIQIHPLVCTAFNADFDGDQMAVHLPLSAEAQAEARILMLSTNNILKPADGKPVTMPTQDMVIGLYWLTTQKDGALGEGRVFGSIAEAQMAFDRRELEIQAKIQIRLKDVLPPREWVAPEGWEQGDPIRLETTFGRCLFNQTLPDSYPFVDFQVGKKQLSTIVNELAETYPKIEVANSLDALKDAGFRWATRSGVTISIEDVVAPPNKQDIMENYERRADKVQREYERGLITDEERRQELIEIWTHATADVETDMVNAFPATNPVWMMVNSGARGNKMQVRQIAGIRGLVSNTKGETIPRPIKASFREGLSVLEYFISTHGQRKGLADTALRTADSGYLTRRLVDVAQDVIVREIDCGTDRAVPLHVADRDASGNLVKAENAESNVHGRILAEDVEVDGKIIVPAGVDINDLHVTKLVEAGVETVRTRSALVCEAKIGVCATCYGRSLATGKLVDVGEAVGIIAAQSIGEPGTQLTMRTFHTGGVAGADITHGLPRVTELFEARIPKGVAPISEAEGRVRIDETDKTRKIVITPDDGSEEIAYPVSMRSRLLVQEGQRVSVGQQLVAGAVNPNEVLRILGPRAVQLHLVAEVQQVYRSQGVSIHDKHIEIIVRQMLKRVNVLESGDTDLLPGELVERPRFEQMNRETVAEGGSPAAGRPVLMGITKASLATESWLSAASFQETTRVLTDAAIHAKSDSLLGLKENVIIGKLIPAGTGMPQYRNIRVEPTEEAKAAMYTVGGYDGSAADYTFGTGSGEAVPLEEYDFGQYNR is encoded by the coding sequence ATGCTAGACGTCAACTTCTTCGACGAGCTCAGGATCGGTCTTGCGACGGCTGACGACATCCGTCAGTGGTCGCACGGCGAGGTCAAGAAGCCCGAGACGATCAACTACCGAACCCTCAAGCCGGAAAAGGACGGGCTCTTCTGCGAGAAGATCTTCGGTCCGACCCGCGACTGGGAGTGCTACTGCGGTAAGTACAAGCGCGTCCGGTTCAAGGGCATCATCTGTGAGCGCTGTGGCGTCGAGGTGACGCGCGCCAAGGTGCGTCGTGAGCGGATGGGCCACATCGAGCTGGCCGCGCCGGTCACGCACATCTGGTACTTCAAGGGCGTTCCCTCGCGCCTGGGCTACCTGCTCGACCTGGCCCCGAAGGACCTGGAGAAGGTCATCTACTTCGCGGCGTACATGATCACGCATGTCGACACCGAGATGCGTGAGCGTGACCTGCCCTCGCTGGAGGCGAAGATCTCCGTCGAGCGGCAGCACATCGAGCAGCGCCGCGACGCCGACGTCGAGGCCCGGCAGAAGAAGCTCGAGGCCGACCTGGCCGAGCTGGAGGCCGCCGGCGCCAAGGGCGACCAGCGCCGCAAGGTCCGCGAGGGCGCCGAGCGCGAGATGCGTCAGCTGCGCGACCGCGCCCAGCGTGAGCTGGACCGGCTCGACGAGGTCTGGAGCCGCTTCAAGAACCTCAAGGTCCAGGACCTCGAGGGCGACGAGCTGCTCTACCGCGAGATGCGCGACCGCTTCGGCCGCTACTTCAAGGGCGGCATGGGCGCGCAGGCGATCCAGGACCGCCTGATCAGCTTCGACCTCGACGCCGAGGCCGAGAACCTGCGCGAGACGATCCGCAGCGGCAAGGGCCAGAAGAAGGCCCGCGCTCTCAAGCGGCTCAAGGTCGTCTCGGCGTTCCTGAACACCACCAACTCGCCGCGCGGCATGGTGCTCGACTGCATCCCGGTCATCCCGCCGGACCTGCGGCCGATGGTGCAGCTCGACGGTGGCCGGTTCGCCACGTCCGACCTCAACGACCTGTACCGCCGGGTCATCAACCGCAACAACCGCCTCAAGCGGCTGCTCGACCTCGGCGCGCCCGAGATCATCGTGAACAACGAGAAGCGGATGCTGCAGGAGGCCGTGGACGCGCTGTTCGACAACGGCCGCCGCGGTCGCCCGGTCACCGGTCCCGGCAACCGGCCGCTGAAGTCCCTCAGCGACATGCTGAAGGGTAAGCAGGGCCGGTTCCGCCAGAACCTGCTGGGCAAGCGAGTCGACTACTCCGGCCGTTCGGTCATCGTCGTCGGCCCGCAGCTCAAGCTGCACCAGTGCGGTCTGCCCAAGCAGATGGCGCTGGAGCTGTTCAAGCCGTTCGTGATGAAGCGGCTCGTGGACCTCAACCACGCGCAGAACATCAAGTCGGCCAAGCGGATGGTCGAGCGCGCCCGCCCCGTGGTGTGGGACGTGCTCGAAGAGGTCATCACCGAGCACCCGGTGCTGCTCAACCGCGCTCCGACGCTTCACCGTCTGGGCATCCAGGCGTTCGAGCCGCAGCTGGTCGAGGGCAAGGCCATCCAGATCCACCCGCTCGTCTGCACCGCGTTCAACGCGGACTTCGACGGCGACCAGATGGCCGTGCACCTGCCGCTGTCGGCTGAGGCCCAGGCCGAGGCGCGCATCCTGATGCTCTCGACCAACAACATCCTCAAGCCGGCCGACGGCAAGCCCGTCACCATGCCCACCCAGGACATGGTGATCGGCCTCTACTGGCTGACCACCCAGAAGGACGGCGCGCTGGGCGAGGGCCGCGTGTTCGGCTCGATCGCCGAGGCGCAGATGGCCTTCGACCGCCGTGAGCTGGAGATCCAGGCGAAGATCCAGATCCGGCTCAAGGACGTCCTGCCGCCGCGCGAGTGGGTGGCCCCCGAGGGCTGGGAGCAGGGCGACCCGATCCGCCTGGAGACCACGTTCGGGCGGTGCCTGTTCAACCAGACGCTGCCGGACAGCTACCCCTTCGTCGACTTCCAGGTCGGCAAGAAGCAGCTGTCGACGATCGTGAACGAGCTGGCCGAGACCTACCCCAAGATCGAGGTCGCCAACTCGCTCGACGCGCTCAAGGACGCCGGCTTCCGCTGGGCGACCCGCTCCGGTGTCACGATCTCGATCGAGGACGTCGTCGCGCCGCCCAACAAGCAGGACATCATGGAGAACTACGAGCGCCGGGCCGACAAGGTCCAGCGCGAGTACGAGCGCGGCCTGATCACCGACGAGGAGCGCCGTCAGGAGCTCATCGAGATCTGGACGCACGCGACGGCCGACGTCGAGACCGACATGGTCAACGCCTTCCCGGCGACCAACCCGGTCTGGATGATGGTCAACTCCGGTGCCCGTGGTAACAAGATGCAGGTCAGGCAGATCGCCGGCATCCGTGGCCTGGTGTCCAACACCAAGGGTGAGACGATCCCGCGGCCGATCAAGGCCTCGTTCCGCGAGGGCCTGTCGGTGCTGGAGTACTTCATCTCCACCCACGGTCAGCGGAAGGGTCTGGCCGACACCGCTCTGCGTACCGCCGACTCGGGTTACCTGACCCGTCGTCTGGTGGACGTGGCGCAGGACGTCATCGTCCGCGAGATCGACTGCGGCACCGACCGCGCGGTCCCGCTGCACGTGGCCGACCGCGACGCGTCGGGCAACCTGGTCAAGGCGGAGAACGCCGAGTCCAACGTGCACGGCCGCATCCTGGCCGAGGACGTCGAGGTCGACGGCAAGATCATCGTCCCGGCGGGGGTCGACATCAACGACCTCCACGTGACGAAGCTGGTCGAGGCCGGCGTCGAGACCGTCCGCACCCGCAGCGCGCTCGTCTGCGAGGCCAAGATCGGGGTCTGCGCGACCTGCTACGGTCGCTCGCTGGCCACCGGCAAGCTCGTGGACGTCGGCGAGGCGGTCGGCATCATCGCCGCCCAGTCGATCGGTGAGCCCGGCACGCAGCTGACGATGCGTACCTTCCACACCGGTGGTGTGGCCGGTGCCGACATCACCCACGGTCTGCCCCGTGTCACGGAGCTCTTCGAGGCGCGCATCCCCAAGGGTGTCGCCCCGATCTCCGAGGCCGAGGGCCGGGTCCGCATCGACGAGACCGACAAGACCAGGAAGATCGTCATCACCCCGGACGACGGCTCCGAGGAGATCGCCTACCCGGTCTCGATGCGCTCGCGCCTGCTCGTGCAGGAGGGGCAGCGCGTCTCGGTCGGTCAGCAGCTCGTCGCCGGTGCCGTCAACCCGAACGAGGTGCTGCGCATCCTCGGCCCGCGGGCCGTGCAGCTGCACCTGGTGGCGGAGGTCCAGCAGGTCTACCGCTCGCAGGGTGTGTCGATCCACGACAAGCACATCGAGATCATCGTGCGGCAGATGCTCAAGCGCGTGAACGTGCTGGAGTCCGGTGACACCGACCTGCTGCCCGGCGAGCTGGTGGAGCGTCCGCGCTTCGAGCAGATGAACCGCGAGACCGTGGCCGAGGGTGGCTCGCCCGCCGCCGGCCGTCCGGTGCTCATGGGCATCACGAAGGCGTCGCTGGCCACCGAGTCGTGGCTGTCGGCGGCCTCCTTCCAGGAGACGACCAGGGTGCTGACGGACGCGGCGATCCACGCCAAGTCCGACTCGCTGCTGGGCCTGAAGGAGAACGTCATCATCGGTAAGCTCATCCCGGCCGGTACCGGCATGCCGCAGTACCGCAACATCCGGGTCGAGCCGACCGAGGAGGCCAAGGCCGCCATGTACACCGTCGGCGGGTACGACGGCTCGGCCGCCGACTACACCTTCGGCACGGGCAGCGGCGAGGCCGTCCCGCTGGAGGAGTACGACTTCGGCCAGTACAACCGTTAA